In the genome of Phragmitibacter flavus, the window TGATTTTTGCTATCTCACAATGGATTGATGCCAAGCGCATGGGGGTTCCGGTTTCCAGACGCATCCATTTCAAACCATATCAGTTTTTCGCATGGTTGAACATTTCGCCTCAGGGCACTGCTTACACACGGCTCAAGGATGCGCTGAACCGTCTAAAGATGACGAGTATCCAGACGACTGTTCGCTCACAGGTTGGCAAACGGACGCGAAACCGTATCAAGCAATTTTCGTGGATCTCCGAATGGGAAATCACTGAAGAGGAAGGCGAAGTTCGCGGCGTCGAAGTGGTTCTGGCCGAATGGCTGTTTGAAAGCATTCAGGATTTCCATGTGCTGACGCTCGATAAACGATATTTTGAGATTCCGGGTGGAGTCGAACGCTGGCTATACCTCTATGCGAGGAAGGCAACCGGTGGGCCGAATGGCATGTGGAAAGAGACCTTCAAGAGCCTTTACCAGAAATCCGCATCACAGCAGGCATACAAGCACTATGCAAGTGCCCTCAGAAAGCTGGTTGAAAAGAATGACCTTCCGGGCATTCGCCTTGAAAAGGTCCGTTCCAGTCAGGGGAAAGACATGCTGTTAATGGAGCGCACTGAAAAGCGCGTTGCGCCAGAAAACAAAAGCGTTCCTCAGATTGAAAGCCAGTTGTCACTCATCGAGCGCACTCCTCTTGAAGAGGCGTGGGAGAATGTATTGGAAATCATGCGTAAGCATATCGGAGCCGACCAGACCAAAGCATGGCTTGAAAAACTTCAATTGGTGAGCCTGGAGGGCGATATTGTTACCTACAAAGCCCCTTCAAAGTTCATAGCTGAATGGGTGGAAAACAATTTCAAACACAAGCTTGAAGCGGCCTGGGAGTCCATTGGACAGACCGTGAGTGCAATTCGGATTGAGGCCAAAGGAAAGGCTGCTGCTTAAA includes:
- a CDS encoding replication initiator protein A, giving the protein MGRKIEGGIKEYQDLVRFTASSADVSAKDQIDLMSRNWFSLTAGRTEAIQHEYVDSRTGLTETVRITGGAEHGGIATIYDQDLLIFAISQWIDAKRMGVPVSRRIHFKPYQFFAWLNISPQGTAYTRLKDALNRLKMTSIQTTVRSQVGKRTRNRIKQFSWISEWEITEEEGEVRGVEVVLAEWLFESIQDFHVLTLDKRYFEIPGGVERWLYLYARKATGGPNGMWKETFKSLYQKSASQQAYKHYASALRKLVEKNDLPGIRLEKVRSSQGKDMLLMERTEKRVAPENKSVPQIESQLSLIERTPLEEAWENVLEIMRKHIGADQTKAWLEKLQLVSLEGDIVTYKAPSKFIAEWVENNFKHKLEAAWESIGQTVSAIRIEAKGKAAA